In Alkalihalobacillus sp. TS-13, the following are encoded in one genomic region:
- a CDS encoding helix-turn-helix transcriptional regulator: MAIIINIDVMLAKRKMSVTELSERVGITMANLSILKNGKAKAVRFSTLEAICEALECQPGDLLEYKSEKDDEV; encoded by the coding sequence ATGGCGATTATAATCAATATTGATGTGATGCTGGCGAAACGGAAAATGAGCGTGACAGAACTTTCGGAGAGGGTTGGAATAACGATGGCGAATCTTTCTATATTGAAAAACGGTAAGGCAAAAGCAGTTCGGTTTTCAACCTTAGAGGCAATTTGTGAAGCATTAGAGTGTCAGCCTGGCGATCTTTTAGAATATAAAAGTGAAAAAGACGATGAAGTTTAG
- a CDS encoding DUF817 domain-containing protein, translating into MRALKQLVRFGWEQALSCLFPVVIFASLAITQIAQFPFLPRYDWLLIICLLMQWLMVRSGLETWDELKVITLFHLIGLALELFKVHMGSWSYPEEGFSKFFGVPLYSGFMYASVASYLCQAWRRLKVQLVKWPPFWIVVSLSAAIYLNFFTHHYWIDVRWWLSGIIIIVFWQSYVTYAVNGRRYRMPLALSFVLIGFFIWIAENIATFFGAWEYPNQTEAWSLVHLGKVSSWLLLVIVSFLIVATLKQVKGESSTNVSQTCFPRDYKKGTF; encoded by the coding sequence ATGAGAGCACTTAAGCAACTTGTTCGTTTTGGTTGGGAGCAAGCCCTTTCCTGTTTGTTTCCTGTCGTCATTTTTGCTTCTTTGGCAATTACACAAATTGCGCAATTCCCCTTTCTGCCACGGTATGACTGGCTGCTCATCATCTGCCTTCTGATGCAGTGGTTGATGGTACGTTCTGGACTTGAGACATGGGATGAATTAAAGGTTATCACATTGTTTCACCTAATTGGGCTTGCTCTTGAACTTTTTAAGGTGCATATGGGTTCCTGGTCTTATCCGGAGGAAGGATTTTCAAAATTTTTCGGGGTGCCTTTGTATAGTGGATTCATGTACGCAAGTGTAGCGAGTTATCTTTGCCAGGCGTGGAGGAGGTTGAAGGTTCAGCTGGTTAAGTGGCCGCCATTTTGGATCGTTGTATCTCTTTCAGCTGCAATCTATTTGAATTTTTTCACTCACCATTATTGGATTGATGTTCGGTGGTGGTTATCAGGAATTATAATCATCGTCTTTTGGCAATCATATGTCACATATGCGGTTAATGGTAGGCGTTACCGAATGCCCCTCGCACTGTCTTTTGTGCTTATCGGATTTTTTATATGGATAGCTGAAAATATCGCAACATTCTTTGGAGCTTGGGAATACCCAAATCAAACAGAGGCATGGAGTCTTGTACATCTAGGAAAGGTGAGTTCATGGCTCTTACTAGTGATTGTCAGCTTTCTTATAGTGGCGACACTAAAGCAAGTTAAGGGGGAAAGTTCCACTAATGTTTCGCAAACTTGTTTTCCTAGAGACTATAAAAAGGGAACATTTTAA
- a CDS encoding cell wall hydrolase — translation MGRVKYTNSDIDLMARMMRAEAVGEGKLGMLFVGNVIVNRAKADCLDFRDVRSIPQVIYQVQGGNYSFEAVQKGNVFYNRARTAEKKLAKKNLEFWREHPSKYALWYFNPYAPCPPTWYDQPFSGQFKNHCYYEPAAGSCDSVYMG, via the coding sequence ATGGGAAGAGTGAAATACACGAATTCAGATATTGATTTAATGGCGAGGATGATGAGAGCGGAAGCCGTAGGTGAAGGAAAACTAGGAATGTTATTTGTCGGAAATGTAATTGTTAATCGTGCTAAAGCGGATTGCTTAGATTTTAGAGATGTAAGATCAATTCCACAAGTCATTTATCAAGTACAAGGAGGAAATTACTCTTTTGAAGCTGTTCAAAAGGGGAATGTATTTTATAACAGGGCGAGAACTGCTGAGAAGAAATTAGCAAAAAAGAATTTGGAGTTTTGGAGGGAACACCCATCGAAATATGCTCTTTGGTATTTCAATCCATATGCTCCATGTCCTCCAACATGGTACGATCAACCTTTTTCTGGTCAATTTAAAAATCATTGTTATTATGAACCAGCAGCTGGAAGTTGTGACAGTGTGTATATGGGTTAA
- a CDS encoding bifunctional 2-polyprenyl-6-hydroxyphenol methylase/3-demethylubiquinol 3-O-methyltransferase UbiG: MKETIQSTEDIMKMLDSMLRDEAAFWDSFYEDREKGIPFFVNVPDENLMAYFEKGQVKAGRVLELGCGPGRNAIYFAENGCKVDAIDLSETALQWARERSAEKQADIRFIKGSLYDLEIEEGTYDIIYDSGCFHHVPPHRRITFLSLIQKALKPGGKFAITCFAAGEMGAEISDWEVYRQRNMKGGLGYTDERLKEIFSDFELIELRKMKEIQQPADTFGVPFLWTGLFQKN, encoded by the coding sequence CTGAAAGAAACGATTCAATCAACGGAAGACATTATGAAAATGCTCGATTCAATGCTGCGGGATGAAGCGGCTTTTTGGGATTCCTTTTATGAAGATAGAGAGAAGGGAATTCCGTTTTTCGTGAACGTTCCGGATGAGAACCTTATGGCGTATTTTGAAAAAGGGCAGGTCAAAGCTGGCCGCGTTTTGGAGCTGGGTTGTGGACCAGGGCGTAACGCGATTTATTTCGCCGAAAACGGATGCAAGGTGGATGCGATCGATCTTTCCGAAACAGCACTACAGTGGGCACGTGAACGATCGGCTGAAAAACAGGCGGACATCCGTTTTATCAAAGGCAGTCTTTACGACCTTGAAATTGAAGAAGGTACATACGACATTATTTACGATTCTGGCTGTTTTCATCATGTTCCACCGCACCGACGGATCACCTTTCTGTCGCTCATCCAAAAAGCGTTGAAGCCTGGCGGCAAGTTTGCTATCACTTGTTTTGCAGCAGGAGAGATGGGTGCAGAAATTTCTGACTGGGAAGTTTATCGGCAACGCAATATGAAGGGCGGACTCGGCTATACCGATGAAAGACTGAAAGAGATTTTCAGTGATTTTGAACTGATCGAACTTCGGAAAATGAAGGAGATACAGCAGCCCGCCGATACTTTTGGTGTGCCCTTTTTATGGACGGGTCTTTTTCAAAAGAACTAA
- a CDS encoding GNAT family N-acetyltransferase encodes MNIRLIEESDAEAFLKLQQQLDTETEFMMFEPGERDMDLDYRKESVRRYIEDPRSAVWVLEKEGRLLGFLAAFGNKPRRIQHRAYLVVGILQEAAGQGYGTKLFIELDRWAKEVEIHRLELTVMTHNEAGIALYKKMGFEVEGVKRHAMRLNGNYVDEYYMAKLI; translated from the coding sequence ATGAATATACGATTGATTGAAGAATCAGATGCGGAAGCTTTTTTGAAATTGCAGCAACAATTGGATACCGAAACCGAGTTCATGATGTTCGAGCCTGGCGAGAGGGACATGGATTTGGACTATCGGAAAGAAAGTGTCAGGCGTTATATAGAGGACCCGCGATCTGCCGTTTGGGTTCTTGAAAAAGAAGGGCGACTCCTCGGATTCCTTGCTGCCTTTGGGAATAAACCGAGGCGCATCCAGCATAGAGCATATCTTGTGGTCGGGATTTTACAGGAAGCAGCAGGGCAAGGATATGGAACGAAATTATTTATAGAGCTTGACCGATGGGCGAAGGAAGTGGAGATCCATCGCCTTGAACTGACTGTCATGACACATAATGAAGCAGGTATCGCCCTGTATAAAAAGATGGGATTTGAAGTGGAAGGGGTTAAACGCCATGCCATGCGGCTCAATGGTAACTATGTGGATGAATATTACATGGCGAAATTGATATGA
- a CDS encoding 8-oxo-dGTP diphosphatase, with translation MIQDGDKILLIDRQKDDFKGFIPPGGCVEFPESIVEGAMREVKEETGLTVRNLMFKGLSEYVNPVSKARYMIFNYWTEEFDGELLENPPEGNLYWAPIDEAEQLPMQKSFKRRFPLFFEKGTFEIHVTWDHERNEEGSVTITRT, from the coding sequence ATGATCCAGGATGGTGATAAGATTCTTTTGATCGACCGGCAAAAGGATGATTTCAAAGGCTTCATCCCGCCAGGAGGATGCGTGGAATTTCCAGAATCAATCGTTGAAGGCGCAATGCGTGAAGTGAAGGAAGAGACCGGTCTGACGGTGAGGAACTTGATGTTCAAAGGGCTCAGTGAATATGTGAACCCAGTTTCAAAAGCCCGCTATATGATTTTCAACTACTGGACCGAGGAGTTTGACGGGGAGCTCTTGGAGAATCCGCCTGAAGGGAATCTGTACTGGGCTCCGATTGATGAGGCGGAACAGCTTCCGATGCAGAAGTCTTTCAAGCGGAGATTTCCACTGTTCTTTGAAAAAGGCACTTTTGAAATCCATGTCACCTGGGATCACGAACGGAATGAAGAAGGAAGTGTGACGATCACTCGTACATAG
- a CDS encoding aminopeptidase, whose product MKDERLVRLANTLVNHSLELQKDQAVLITGSVVAKPLMKEIIREVYKVGGKPFLELQDDELTVEIAKSSNEASVEILKGWLEKKIEDVDALIHIRAINNDAEMSEVPSDVMQLHGKVMKPVHDVLTNQRNWVLLDYPTSAGAQKAKMGTERYEDYVFEVCGIDYEMLAERQKALQNLMERTEKVRIVAPNTDLTFSIKDIPVVASHGKRNIPDGEIFTAPVKDSVNGTITYNTPCPYRGVTYNNVSLTLKDGKIVDAVADNTEKLNEILDSDEGARYIGEFAIGMNPLINTPVGNILFDEKINGSIHFTPGLAYDSADNGNRSMVHWDMVLILREEYGGGELYFDNQLIQKDGLFVLDELKPLNPDQLLEKEEKLHI is encoded by the coding sequence ATGAAGGATGAAAGACTTGTACGATTAGCGAATACGTTGGTAAACCACTCGCTTGAATTGCAAAAAGACCAGGCGGTGCTGATCACCGGTAGTGTCGTGGCAAAACCTCTGATGAAAGAAATCATCCGTGAGGTATATAAGGTTGGAGGTAAACCCTTTCTGGAACTGCAGGATGACGAATTGACTGTCGAAATCGCGAAGTCATCAAACGAAGCCTCGGTTGAAATTTTAAAAGGATGGTTGGAAAAGAAAATCGAGGATGTCGATGCGCTCATACATATCCGGGCAATCAATAATGATGCTGAGATGTCGGAAGTTCCGTCTGATGTGATGCAGTTGCATGGCAAAGTGATGAAACCGGTTCATGATGTATTGACGAATCAACGGAACTGGGTACTGCTTGATTACCCGACTTCTGCGGGTGCACAAAAAGCGAAAATGGGTACTGAACGCTATGAAGATTATGTATTTGAAGTATGCGGGATCGATTATGAAATGCTTGCTGAAAGACAAAAAGCACTCCAAAATCTGATGGAGCGTACAGAAAAAGTCCGGATCGTCGCACCGAATACGGATCTCACGTTTTCAATCAAAGATATTCCGGTGGTCGCAAGCCATGGTAAGCGGAATATTCCAGATGGTGAAATTTTCACCGCTCCGGTCAAGGACAGTGTCAACGGAACGATTACTTACAATACGCCGTGTCCTTATCGAGGTGTCACCTATAACAATGTGTCCTTGACCTTGAAGGATGGCAAAATCGTTGATGCGGTGGCAGATAATACAGAAAAGCTGAACGAAATTCTGGACTCGGATGAAGGAGCTCGTTATATCGGGGAGTTTGCGATCGGAATGAATCCATTGATCAATACGCCTGTAGGAAATATCCTTTTTGATGAAAAAATCAATGGCAGCATCCACTTTACACCGGGTCTTGCGTATGACTCAGCCGATAACGGAAACCGCTCAATGGTCCACTGGGATATGGTGTTGATCCTAAGGGAGGAATACGGAGGCGGGGAACTTTATTTCGACAATCAACTGATTCAAAAGGATGGATTGTTCGTACTCGATGAATTAAAGCCATTGAACCCAGATCAATTATTGGAAAAAGAAGAGAAGCTACACATCTGA
- a CDS encoding UTP--glucose-1-phosphate uridylyltransferase — MIKKAIIPAAGYGTRSLPVTKVVPKEMFPIGGKPAIHYIVEEAVLSGIEEILIVVSKSKSIIVDYFDASLELEAFLEKNNKLHLLKYTAIPKVHIQYTRQPYSKGLGDAILHGKRFVGNEPFAVLLPDDIIHKAPTPALSQLISIYERFKGNVIGLNKVHPDLVSRYGVIDGDEERNDLFKINHIVEKPKSNAPSNLVVIGRYVFHPEIFNHIENLTPGASKEVELTDAIDMLLNNQDCYGKIIDGDRFDIGTDNDYIKLINAMWEGKE, encoded by the coding sequence TTGATAAAAAAAGCAATAATTCCAGCTGCTGGTTACGGAACAAGAAGCCTGCCAGTTACAAAAGTAGTACCAAAAGAGATGTTTCCGATCGGAGGTAAGCCTGCGATCCACTATATCGTAGAGGAAGCGGTACTTTCTGGAATTGAGGAAATATTGATTGTTGTGTCTAAATCTAAAAGTATCATCGTCGACTATTTTGATGCATCATTAGAATTGGAAGCCTTCTTAGAAAAAAATAATAAACTGCATTTGTTGAAATATACAGCAATACCGAAAGTCCATATCCAATACACAAGGCAGCCCTATTCCAAAGGTTTAGGTGATGCAATATTGCATGGGAAGCGATTTGTTGGCAACGAGCCTTTTGCAGTTCTCCTCCCGGATGATATCATTCATAAAGCCCCTACCCCAGCACTATCCCAACTTATCAGTATATATGAACGGTTTAAAGGAAATGTCATCGGACTGAATAAAGTACATCCGGATCTTGTATCCCGATATGGGGTTATTGATGGGGACGAAGAAAGAAATGACCTTTTTAAAATCAACCATATTGTAGAAAAGCCTAAATCAAATGCACCGTCTAATTTAGTTGTAATTGGTCGATATGTATTCCATCCAGAAATATTCAATCATATTGAAAACTTGACACCGGGGGCATCTAAAGAGGTGGAATTGACTGATGCTATAGACATGTTGCTAAATAATCAGGATTGTTATGGGAAAATTATTGATGGTGATCGCTTCGACATCGGTACCGACAACGATTATATCAAACTGATTAATGCGATGTGGGAAGGTAAGGAGTAA
- a CDS encoding NAD-dependent epimerase/dehydratase family protein, with the protein MNILITGVAGFIGSHLCEHFLQKEGIIVTGVDKMTGNYQKEFKERNIQPFLHHPRFRYENIDLAVDDLKQILPKVDVVYHLAGIPGVRTSWGSGFNEYVQNNILATQRLLEACKGLPIKKFVYASTSSIYGEQKGKVSEELKPEPLSPYGISKLTGEYLCKTYHQFWGIPTIILRYFTVYGPRQRPDMAFHIFIKQIMQDKPITIIGDGKQSRDFTFVTDCVEGTASVINCENCVGTTINIGGKENATILEVIDTLEELIGKKAAVTFQPAAKGEPKHTWADISKAGRLLNYQPDVSLKEGLKKEIEDLAQLYKNQ; encoded by the coding sequence TTGAATATCCTGATTACTGGTGTTGCTGGTTTCATTGGTTCTCATTTATGCGAGCATTTCTTACAAAAAGAGGGAATTATCGTCACTGGAGTCGATAAAATGACCGGTAATTATCAAAAAGAGTTTAAGGAACGGAACATCCAGCCTTTTCTCCACCATCCACGATTCCGATATGAAAATATTGATCTTGCTGTGGATGATCTGAAACAGATTCTCCCTAAAGTGGATGTCGTCTATCATTTAGCAGGGATACCTGGTGTCCGTACCAGTTGGGGGAGCGGCTTCAATGAATATGTTCAAAACAACATACTTGCGACACAACGTTTACTTGAAGCATGTAAAGGCTTACCGATTAAAAAATTCGTTTATGCTTCCACTTCCTCCATTTATGGTGAACAAAAAGGGAAGGTGTCAGAAGAGCTTAAACCAGAGCCTCTTTCCCCATACGGCATTTCAAAGCTTACAGGCGAGTATCTTTGCAAGACTTATCACCAGTTCTGGGGAATTCCGACAATCATCTTAAGATACTTTACGGTCTACGGGCCAAGGCAAAGACCAGATATGGCATTCCATATTTTCATTAAACAGATCATGCAGGATAAACCTATCACAATCATTGGAGACGGAAAGCAAAGCAGGGATTTTACATTTGTGACAGATTGCGTGGAAGGGACAGCTTCTGTCATTAACTGTGAAAATTGCGTTGGGACTACAATAAATATAGGAGGGAAAGAGAACGCTACGATATTAGAAGTCATAGACACTCTTGAAGAATTGATAGGGAAGAAAGCGGCGGTCACCTTTCAACCTGCCGCAAAAGGGGAACCGAAGCATACCTGGGCAGATATCTCTAAAGCAGGAAGACTACTAAACTATCAACCGGATGTTAGCTTGAAAGAAGGACTGAAAAAAGAGATTGAGGATTTAGCACAATTGTATAAGAACCAATGA
- a CDS encoding CotS family spore coat protein, translating to MELSGELEDVDQYVRRVLAYYPIDVKGLKLKSSKSGRTKWLVDSDQGKMVLKQTIMPPGRMLFISNAHLHLQNNGLPIAKIIRTKGGGLCIGAEDHAFILYEHHEGKEVLYYDQNHLTKMMEFMADFHIKSAGFEPFEGSKKRRRAGKWEKLYRWKLQELEGFKKLALNHQTDPFSILFLQHVDQMLELGSQCLKEIKQPEFENWTTQVLESKTFCQQDFTLARMILKDDEVFMSELHSVNHDLPSRDLRIFLSKVMKKQHVWDSNLCCEMLRAYDRKHPLTKENYKVLWTDLKFPHLFSSIIHKYYLSQKKAWSDEKYLAALKNTISIETTKMDFINNFDEMIERIKQGGESGNE from the coding sequence ATGGAATTATCAGGAGAATTAGAAGATGTGGACCAATATGTCCGACGAGTATTGGCATATTATCCCATCGATGTAAAAGGGCTTAAATTGAAATCCAGCAAAAGTGGTCGTACCAAATGGTTGGTTGATTCAGATCAGGGAAAGATGGTTTTGAAACAAACCATAATGCCACCCGGAAGAATGCTCTTTATAAGTAATGCCCACCTCCATTTGCAGAATAATGGCTTGCCGATCGCCAAAATCATAAGAACAAAGGGTGGAGGTTTATGTATAGGAGCGGAGGATCATGCGTTCATCCTTTATGAACACCATGAAGGAAAAGAAGTACTCTATTATGACCAGAATCATTTAACTAAAATGATGGAGTTCATGGCGGATTTTCATATTAAATCTGCTGGATTTGAACCTTTTGAAGGCAGTAAAAAACGAAGAAGAGCCGGCAAATGGGAAAAGTTATATCGCTGGAAGCTTCAAGAGCTTGAAGGCTTCAAGAAATTGGCTCTGAATCACCAAACAGATCCATTTTCGATATTGTTCCTTCAACATGTCGATCAAATGCTTGAATTAGGGAGTCAATGTCTGAAAGAAATAAAACAACCCGAGTTTGAAAATTGGACAACGCAAGTCCTCGAATCAAAAACTTTCTGCCAACAAGATTTCACCTTAGCCCGGATGATCCTGAAAGACGATGAGGTATTCATGAGTGAACTCCACTCTGTCAATCATGATCTTCCTTCTAGAGATCTCAGGATTTTTCTTTCGAAAGTAATGAAGAAACAGCATGTATGGGATAGCAACCTATGTTGTGAAATGCTGAGAGCATATGACCGAAAACATCCATTGACTAAGGAAAATTATAAGGTGTTATGGACTGATTTAAAATTCCCTCACCTCTTCAGCTCCATCATCCACAAATATTATCTGAGCCAGAAAAAGGCATGGTCAGATGAAAAATACCTGGCAGCTCTGAAAAATACAATAAGTATCGAGACGACCAAAATGGATTTCATCAATAATTTTGATGAAATGATTGAACGAATAAAACAGGGAGGAGAGAGCGGCAATGAGTAA
- a CDS encoding glycosyltransferase family 4 protein encodes MKIALIATEKLPVPAIRGGAIQIYLESVAPLIARKHDVTVFSIVDSKLPNEERKQGVKYIRCENENYLDGIISHLEKENYDVVHVCNRPIWINQLHAKVPGPKYVLSVHNEMFAEGKLAQETGERCISHVSNIVTVSDFIGHTITDRFPYAKDKVQTVYSGVDLDTYHPKWTSDGREIRKMMRRKLDLEGKNVILFVGRLSKVKGPHILIQALPEIIKRNPDTYLVFVGSKWFGDDFVNNYVKYLYRLGTLYMDNVKFIKFVEPADIPNYYSMADIFVCCSQWQEPLARVHYEAMAAGLPLITTNRGGNKEVIKNGHNGYIIDNFDDPSEYAKHINNLLEDSSMRNRLGENGRSITEDSFGFERVAYQLQTVYENA; translated from the coding sequence ATGAAAATAGCTTTAATTGCAACAGAGAAATTACCTGTTCCGGCAATTAGAGGTGGAGCGATACAAATTTACCTAGAGTCCGTAGCACCATTAATTGCAAGAAAACATGATGTAACCGTATTTTCTATAGTCGATTCGAAATTGCCGAATGAAGAACGAAAACAAGGTGTCAAGTATATACGGTGCGAGAATGAAAACTATCTGGATGGAATAATATCGCATCTTGAGAAAGAAAATTATGACGTAGTCCATGTCTGTAACCGGCCGATCTGGATCAATCAATTACATGCAAAAGTCCCAGGTCCTAAATATGTATTAAGCGTTCATAACGAAATGTTCGCAGAAGGAAAATTAGCTCAAGAAACTGGAGAACGATGCATCTCCCACGTTTCGAATATCGTTACAGTCAGTGACTTCATAGGGCACACGATTACAGATCGATTTCCTTATGCAAAAGATAAAGTACAAACGGTATATAGCGGTGTAGACCTTGACACTTACCATCCAAAATGGACAAGTGATGGAAGAGAAATCAGAAAGATGATGAGGAGGAAACTCGATCTAGAAGGTAAGAATGTCATCTTATTTGTAGGACGTTTAAGTAAGGTGAAGGGTCCGCATATATTGATCCAGGCATTGCCTGAAATCATAAAACGAAATCCTGACACATACCTGGTTTTCGTAGGTTCCAAATGGTTCGGAGATGATTTTGTTAATAATTATGTAAAGTACTTATATCGTCTCGGAACTCTTTATATGGATAATGTAAAATTCATTAAATTCGTTGAACCAGCAGATATCCCTAATTATTATTCGATGGCGGATATCTTCGTGTGCTGTTCACAATGGCAAGAACCTCTGGCAAGGGTCCACTATGAAGCTATGGCTGCAGGCCTCCCTCTGATCACGACAAACAGGGGTGGTAATAAAGAAGTCATTAAGAATGGCCATAATGGATACATCATTGATAATTTTGATGATCCATCTGAGTATGCGAAGCATATCAACAACTTGCTGGAGGATTCATCCATGAGAAACAGGCTTGGAGAGAATGGAAGATCGATTACAGAAGATTCTTTTGGTTTTGAACGTGTAGCTTATCAATTACAAACAGTCTATGAAAATGCATGA
- a CDS encoding CotS family spore coat protein, producing the protein MSNQYDEVDQNEDLENDIDGEEQPELTPEMLERLQLLAEKLIVNWDFEVQSIELIQGGQMALVWKIMTEKGPRCLKRMNRPEKKSLFSIHAQDYLAKKGARVPGIIPTKQGSLYAKQGPFLFVLYDWIEGRQFDISVPEDMEWIMKGLAHYHLDSVGYKPLSGIPIFTKLGRWPNHYVKRCQQMQSWKLLAEKTPEDPFSVEYLKEIDYFIEFGREVLGKLQESHYPEWVAKCKESPNLCHQDYGTGNTLLSNEEVWVIDLDTTTFDLPIRDLRKMIIPTMGDTGVWNDEVINHMLKGYESVNPLTPEQKKVMMIDMLFPYELHEVAREKYGKKNDVLAEEFTVAVEFERSKVQEINRILSEL; encoded by the coding sequence ATGTCAAATCAATACGATGAGGTTGATCAGAATGAAGACTTGGAAAATGACATAGACGGGGAAGAACAACCAGAACTTACTCCGGAAATGTTGGAAAGATTGCAATTACTTGCAGAAAAGCTAATCGTAAACTGGGATTTTGAAGTTCAAAGCATTGAATTGATCCAAGGTGGCCAAATGGCTTTAGTATGGAAAATCATGACTGAAAAGGGTCCAAGATGTCTGAAAAGGATGAATCGTCCAGAAAAAAAGTCGTTGTTTTCGATTCATGCACAAGACTATCTTGCGAAAAAAGGAGCGAGGGTTCCAGGGATCATTCCTACCAAGCAAGGGAGTCTTTATGCGAAACAGGGTCCATTTTTGTTTGTTCTGTATGACTGGATCGAAGGTCGACAATTCGATATTTCTGTCCCGGAAGATATGGAGTGGATCATGAAGGGGCTAGCCCACTATCATTTGGATTCAGTCGGATACAAGCCTTTAAGCGGTATTCCGATATTTACGAAGCTTGGAAGATGGCCCAACCATTATGTGAAAAGGTGCCAACAGATGCAATCATGGAAATTACTTGCAGAGAAAACACCAGAGGATCCGTTCTCTGTGGAGTATTTAAAAGAAATCGATTATTTTATCGAGTTTGGCAGGGAAGTCTTGGGGAAATTACAAGAATCACATTATCCTGAATGGGTCGCCAAATGTAAAGAATCTCCTAATCTATGCCACCAGGATTACGGTACTGGGAATACGCTTTTATCTAATGAAGAAGTTTGGGTCATTGATTTAGATACGACGACGTTCGATCTTCCAATCAGAGATTTACGGAAGATGATCATTCCTACCATGGGTGATACAGGTGTGTGGAATGATGAGGTCATCAACCATATGTTGAAAGGTTATGAATCAGTAAACCCATTAACCCCTGAGCAAAAGAAAGTAATGATGATTGATATGCTCTTCCCGTATGAGCTGCATGAAGTTGCTCGTGAAAAATATGGAAAGAAAAATGATGTTCTCGCAGAGGAATTTACAGTAGCAGTCGAATTTGAACGTTCAAAGGTCCAAGAAATCAACCGTATTTTGTCAGAACTATAA
- a CDS encoding CotH kinase family protein: MSSNRDIPSYEIHINEDVYKRFKKDVWSEDPVDAVLVVGDNKYEIQLLYRGAHIRKVTKKSYQFIFPKVTSGIKELHLNAEYIDKSLIRNKLSLDFFESISVLSPKSNHVLLTINGEFQGIYLQLESVDRYLLKNRNLPKGPIFYAENDNANFSLMSPIRKGIKKRFESGYSLKEGTKEDTAALGNFVYKINTISQKEFETEIHHYLDVDKYLRWLAGVVCTQNFDGFIHNYALYRRSDTGLFEILPWDYDATFGRDIHGKEMEYDYIPVQGYNTLTARLLDVSSFKNQYYHILKKILENQFTPEYLEKEIQQMYRQIEPYVIKDPHLKETIKQFYNEPEFILKYITNRNKYLRAHLSDLL, translated from the coding sequence ATGAGCAGCAACAGAGACATTCCAAGCTATGAAATTCACATAAATGAAGACGTCTACAAACGTTTTAAAAAGGACGTCTGGTCTGAGGATCCGGTGGATGCTGTATTGGTCGTCGGTGATAACAAGTATGAGATCCAATTGCTTTATCGTGGAGCCCACATCCGCAAGGTCACGAAAAAATCCTATCAATTCATTTTTCCAAAGGTGACGTCCGGGATTAAAGAACTTCACCTGAATGCGGAATATATTGACAAATCACTGATCAGGAATAAGCTTTCTCTTGATTTCTTCGAGTCGATCAGCGTTTTATCACCTAAATCAAATCATGTCTTGTTGACGATCAATGGTGAGTTTCAAGGGATTTATCTACAGCTTGAATCTGTGGATCGATATTTATTAAAAAACAGGAATCTTCCAAAGGGACCGATTTTTTATGCGGAAAATGACAATGCGAACTTTTCATTGATGAGCCCAATCCGAAAGGGGATCAAGAAACGATTTGAATCCGGATACAGCCTTAAAGAGGGAACTAAAGAGGATACAGCTGCGTTAGGTAATTTCGTTTATAAGATCAATACGATTTCGCAAAAAGAATTTGAAACTGAAATCCACCACTACTTGGATGTGGATAAATACTTACGATGGCTAGCAGGGGTCGTCTGCACTCAGAACTTTGACGGCTTCATCCACAACTATGCGTTGTACCGAAGGAGTGACACCGGTTTATTCGAAATCCTCCCCTGGGATTATGATGCGACGTTCGGCCGGGATATCCATGGGAAAGAGATGGAATATGACTACATTCCGGTACAAGGATATAACACCTTGACAGCACGACTTCTCGATGTTTCTTCATTCAAGAATCAATACTACCACATTCTTAAAAAGATACTTGAAAATCAGTTTACACCCGAATATCTTGAAAAGGAAATCCAGCAAATGTATCGGCAAATCGAGCCATATGTAATAAAGGATCCTCATCTCAAGGAGACCATAAAGCAGTTTTACAATGAACCTGAATTCATATTGAAGTACATCACTAATCGAAACAAATACTTACGTGCCCACCTTTCAGATCTCCTTTAA